GTGTGTTAGGGAGGTGTGAGCGTGAGCTGTGGTGTGTTAGGGAGGTGTGAGCGTGAGCTGTGGTGTGTTAgggaggtgtgagtgtgagctgtggtgtgttagggaggtgtgagtgtgagctgtggtgtgtTAGGGAGGTGTGAGCGTGCGGGGGCTGGGATACCCTGCTGACGAGGGACAGAGTCTTGCTCTCCTCCTGGTAACGCAGCAGAGATATACTCTTCATCACATCCGCTGCCAGGATGAAGTTCTTAATGCTGAACATCTGATGGATGtagagctgtgtgtctatgaaggcCATGCCCGTCAGGTCGTTGTCCTTCAGACTCCACAGGAAAatctacacagacacacacacacacacggaaaatCAGAACAGACGCTAGACAGTGCAGATCATTAGACAGTATCCTATTAAATGAGCAGTGTTACTGGATTACTTCAATTTAAACAAACCCTcaacagggtatctgcacatttttaaatctcaaattcaatgacttaagacctttttaatacctctcacaagaaaaaataatactattactggggatgcaggtgtgttccacatcgttgaggggggggggggttggcgaacgaaaattgttgacgttgttgaggccgtatactccaacgctaggaatctagcactaggaccctggagcggttattttctgcattagcgctagattcggcaaagttcacatcgcgccagaacaactgaacaacacacacttataataatttaatgcctcccctcataaaattccagacattttaagacatttttaggccttgaatatggaaaactaaatttaagacattttaagactttttaaggacccgcgggtaccctggtcAATAACCCCAGTTAGTGAGCTGCGTGAAAGCGTTCACCTTCTGGCCAATGGCCGACACCAGGTAGCCGCTACAGTGGCACAGGGCCGTGACGGGTCCCTTCTGCTCCTTCTCGTACAGAACCTTGAACTTATTCTTGGTGAGGGGCTGCCCGGGCTCCGGGACCACCTCGATCACGTCCAAGATGAGGATCTGGGTCGGGGCagagcacacgcacgcacacacacacacacacacacacacacacacacacacacacacacacacatcacagagtGGATGAAGAGATGCAGCACTGAACCCAGTCAACACTAATGTGATGCCACATTTGGTGAGTGTTGTAACGCTGTGCAGTGCGGTGGTGGTGTGGACGTACACGCCCCCTGCAGGTGACCTCCTCTCCCTGCATGGAGCAGGTGCCCACGGCCACGTAGCCCTTCAGGCCCGACACCGTCTCCTGACTCTTCAGAGCCACCGTCTTCATACAGGTCACGTGCTCCCACTCCTCTAAATCAATACTGACCAAAGAGCAGGGAAGAGTCatctctgagacacacacacacacacacacacacacacacacactcacacacacactcacacacactctcacacacactctcacacacactcgcacacacactcgcacacactcgcacactcacgcacacacacgcacacacacgcacacacacgcacacacacgcacacacacgctcacacacgctcacacactctcacacactctcacacactctcacacactctcacacactctcacacgcacacacatgcacaaatgcgcacacacacacacacacacacacacacacacactctctcacacacacacacacactctcacacacacaaacacacacacactcacacacacacactctctcacacactctcacacactctctcacactctctcacacactctcacactctctcacacactctcacactctctctcacacacacacacacacacacactctcacacacagaaacacacacacgcacactctcacgcacacatgcacacagacacgcacacagacacgcacacagacacacacacagacacacacacagacacacacacagacacacacacagacacacaacttGCAATGGGTTTCTGGGATGTGATTCTCACCGTGTGTTAGGAATCGCCTCCCAGCTGACTGGAGAGATGAGTTGAATGGAGAACTTGTCCTGCTGAGGGTTAATGTAACGCTCATCTGCggatacaccacacacccacacggtTTACGTGATGAGGCAAAGAGGGCTGGAAAGTCAAAGCAAATGaggcaaaaaaacaaacaaaccttcAAGGCCCTTCAGCCAGTAGGCTGGGCTGTAATGAATGGCTATGTCTCCCCCTAGTGTTCAGAAGAAGCAcctgcagacacactcacctctcTCGATGATCTCATACTCCTTCTCCTCTCCCGTCATTCTAGGAATACGTGTGCATGGTTCCTTAATGCTGCTGCACACAGCatagacctacacacacacacacagtcacatacacgtACATTATCTCCATTTACACTGCAGTACATGgtatatacactgtatatacaAACAGCAAAAAGTAGATTATTATATGCAAAAAAGTTCAATAGATCTGTAGTAGAGAGGTAAAGAGTGAGACACTCGTATATGTGTGGGGTGTACAGTAGAGGTGAGTGAGCCACTCGTATATTTGTGGGGTGTACAGTAGAGGTAAAGAGTGAGACACTCGTATATTTGTGGGGTGTACAGTAGAGGTAAAGAGTGAGACACTCGTATATTTGTGGGGTGTACAGTAGAGGTGAGTGAGACACTCGTATATTTGTGGGGTGTACAGTAGAGGTAAAGAGTGAGACACTCGTATATTTGTGGGGTGTACAGTAGAGGTAAAGAGTGAGACACTCGTATATTTGTGGGGTGTACAGTAGAGGTAACGAGTGAGACACTCGTATATTTGTGGGGTGTACAGTAGAGGTAACGAGTGAGACACTCGTATATTTGTGGGGTGTACAGTAGAGGTAAAGAGTGAGCCACTCGTATATTTGTGGGGTGTACAGTAGAGGTAAAGAGTGAGCCACTCGTATATTTGTGGGGTGTACAGTAGAGGTAAAGAGTGAGACACTCGTATATTTGTGGGGTGTACAGTAGAGGTAAAGAGTGAGACACTCGTATATTTGTGGGGTGTACAGTAGAGGTAAAGAGTGAGACACTCGTATATTTGTGGGGTGTACAGTAGAGGTAAAGAGTGAGACACTCGTATATTTGTGGGGTGTACAGTAGAGGTGAGTGAGCCACTCATATTTGTGGGGTGTACAGTAGAGGTAAAGAGTGAGACACTCGTATATTTGTGGGGTGTACAGTAGAGGTCAAGAGTGAGACACTCGTATATGTGTGGGGTGTACAGTAGAGGTGAGTGAGCCACTCGTATATGTGTGGGGTGTACAGTAGAGGTGAGTGAGCCACTCGTATATTTGTGGGGTGTACAGTAGAGGTAAAGAGTGAGACACTCGTATATTTGTGGGGTGTACAGTAGAGGTAAAGAGTGAGACACTCGTATATTTGTGGGGTGTACAGTAGAGGTAAAGAGTGAGACACTCGTATATTTGTGGGGTGTACAGTAGAGGTGAGTGAGTCACTCGTATATGTGTGGGGTGTACAGTAGAGGTGAGTGAGCCACTCGTATATTTGTGGGGTGTACAGTAGAGATAAAGAGTGAGACACTCGTATATTTGTGGGGTGTACAGTAGAGGTAAAGAGTGAGACACTCGTATATTTGTGGGGTGTACAGTAGAGGTGAGTGAGACACTCGTATATTTGTGGGGTGTACAGTAGAGGTGAGTGAGCCACTCGTATATGTGTGGGGTGTACAGTAGAGGTGAGTGAGCCACTCGTATATTTGTGGGGTGTACAGTAGAGGTAAAGAGTGAGACACTCGTATATGTGTGGGGTGTACAGTAGAGGTGAGTGAGCCACTCGTATATGTGTGGGGTGTACAGTAGAGGTGAGTGAGCCACTCGTATATTTGTGGGGTGTACAGTAGAGGTAAAGAGTGAGACACTCGTATATTTGTGGGGTGTACAGTAGAGGTGAGTGAGCCACTCGTATATTCGTGGGGTGTACAGTAGAGGTGAGTGAGCCACTCGTATATGTGTGGGGTGTACAGTAGAGGTCAAGAGTGAGCCACTCGTATATTTGTGGGGTGTACAGTAGAGGTAAAGAGTGAGACACTCGTATATTTGTGGGGTGTACAGTAGAGGTAAAGAGTGAGACACTCGTATATTTGTGGGGTGTACAGTAGAGGTAAAGAGTGAGACACTCGTATATTTGTGGGGTGTACAGTAGAGGTGAGTGAGCCACTCGTATATGTGTGGGGTGTACAGTAGAGGTGAGTGAGCCACTCGTATATTTGTGGGGTGTACAGTAGAGGTAAAGAGTGAGACACTCGTATATTTGTGGGGTGTACAGTAGAGGTAAAGAGTGAGACACTCGTATATTTGTGGGGTGTACAGTAGAGGTGAGTGAGCCACTCGTATATTTGTGGGGTGTACAGTAGAGGTGAGTGAGCCACTCGTATATGTGTGGGGTGTACAGTAGAGGTGAGTGAGCCACTCGTATATTTGTGGGGTGTACAGTAGAGATAAAGAGTGAGACACTCGTATATTTGTGGGGTGTACAGTAGAGGTAAAGAGTGAGACACTTGTATATTTGTGGGGTGTACAGAAGAGGTAAAGAGTGAGACACTCGTATATTTGTGGGGTGTACAGTAGAGGTAAAGAGTGAGACACTCGTATATTTGTGGGGTGTACAACTCTACAGACCTTAGACTCCACATGATAGGTGACATAGTGGACTGTACACCTGAGTGGAATTTTGCGCACTGGCCAGGGGGCGTCGTATGAGAGGTACGTGGGCAACACACTTATCCTCAGCTCACCCTGCGGGGAAAACATCAGCATCATTCACGCATGCAAATCTAAACCGACAAGATAGAAGATATCTGGAAATCACTGACAGGCTGACAGGACTAGTATTGCTGCTAGAATAATGACCACCACTGTGTTACAACCACAAGGAGGGAAACAAGGACACACTCAGACAAACAgccaggcaggcaggcaggcaggcaggcagccagacaggcaggcagcagacaggcaggcaggcaggcagcagacagacaggcagcagacagacaggcagcagGCCTCATGGCACCTGTACCTGCTTGTTGAAGTAGAGGAAGCCTTTGGGGCAGTTGACGTTGTGGAACGGGGAAAAAGATTCGATTGGTCCATCAATGGTCATGGGGTGGAGCCTCATGGCACTGCGAGAGGTCACGAACATCCAATGAGGAGAAGGCCCACAGATGAACACCTGCACAAAACAAAGAGGAACAAAACTAGATGCAGTTTACACGAACTACAACAAAGAAAAAGATATGATCACAGGAAAGAGGTGATTAACTACCACCAAGGACAGAGCAGAAATGTGGACTGTCCGGTACGTTTTTTTTCATGAACGAAAACTTTCACATTCATTATAATCAATGCAGCATACAAGTATGAACACTAAATAAGCACTCTTTTATATAAATTTAGATTTTTATCTTAGCtgttaaatttaaaatactagaaacaagaaaaacagaaaacataACTCATCCCAatgtgagtgtgcaggagaacaaACAGGCCATCTTACCCCAGAGTAGCCAGAAATATCCTCAAAGTATCGGAACCTGGCCACACGACCTTTGACCCCTAGAGGCTCCTCCCCAGGACCCTCTGGTTTCTTGTCCTTCTTTAGCTTTGATTTCTTCTCTCTGAAGTTAATGTTGTGGGGCATCTGAGGGAGAATCAATGATCACTTCAACACTACAGTGACTCATTTCACCGGGGAGTCACTCTGAAGTTTGGTCTGTGAGCTTCTCACCTTCTTGAAACGAACTTTGAGGTTGCTCTGGGCCTGCTGCTGGTCATATGGGAACGCCTCATAGATCAGAAGCTCCTGATCAACATGAgcctgagacagagagacagagggagggcaagaatgagagaaagagagagcgagagagagagagagagaatgagagaaagagagggagggagacacagaaaaagggagagagatggggagagggagagatacggagagagggagacagagggagagagatagggagagagaaagagagagatagggagagagaaaaaaaacaaagagagaaagagaaatagagGGGGGGAGAATGTGAGAGCAAAATTACAGGAAAAAATCGACTGTCAACAAACCGACAAAAAGCCAGAAAAGTATGTATACCAGCAAATATGGTCGACTGTGGTTGTAGCCTAGTGATACTAGGACAACCTCTTTGACCAATGGAATCTCTCCTTGTCGTGTCACTTCCTCCTTTTTCATCTCCCCCTGAGCAGCTGATTGGCCTGCTGAGCTGTCAACCAACACTCGCTGACCAACGGGGAAGTTTTTCACCAGGAACACCAAACGCCAGTCAGGGAGTTGGTAGATCTGAGAAGACATCGGGagaaaattttttattttttagaggAATTTTATTTAGCCTATTTGATAAACATTAGCTACATGAAGTTACTACATAAATCATTTATTTATGTAGAAGAAGCAAACGACCAGCGAATGACCAACCTGTCAGGGACAAACATTGTTCTCTTTTGTTTGACCACAAAGTCACTTCAACATATGGAAAAATGTAATTGGTTCACTTATAAACAGCACCACAATTACCGAACTACTAAGTGAACTACTAAGTGAATCATAGAGTCTGTGATTGAGAGAATCGCTGAATCGTTTCCGTGAGCGGCGGAAACCACACCTCCATGACGCCGTTCTCTCGCACCACCAGGCACCAGTGTGTGGGCTCCTGTTTGCCCCGCCGCTCGCCCTGAGATGGGCCCGTGGACGTGGGGCCGCCCCGCCATGCCTCCTCCTTACTGGGGCTGGTGAGAGGGCTGGACTCCCCGTACAACATCTCCTCTTCGTCGTCCACCGTGGTACTGGGCACAGAGACAGCGAGGACAAGCAGGACATGGGACGAGAGTTAATGGAGGTTAATGGGAGTTAATGGTGTTAATGGGGTTAATGGAGAACTGACTGATGAGTCCTGAGTGCTGGGATGGGAAACACTGGCTGTGTTCTAAATAGCctactgcatactgcatactgaactcagtatatactggatactgcatactggtgctcgtagtagtatgcagtacagtttccagtatgcaacaaaaacaaagcatactacggggtcacgtgaacgtagcgttgcatgatgggatgcagtacaccaccaagatagctctgttcgcgtactggagtATTTTGTGGTAGTAGTATGTCATCCGGGGGatgtttcacgtactggaataaattatttttattcacatactgcatactgatcTGGGGCCCAAGCAGGaggccagtagtatgtagtaggctgtttcaaacacagccACTAACTAGAGCTGAGGTCCCAGATCTTGAAGTTCTGGAGATCCATCAGCAGCTGTACAAAACCTAATTGAACACAGCTGATTAGACTTTGGTCTGTCCCCCAAAGCTGACAAGATAGCAACATCTCAACAACATTACAGAAAGCGGGCCATTAAAAATACAGGAGTCATCCCATCCAGCAGGAGGCGCTGTCTCTACCTGATGTCCTGGATGATGGTCTCGGTCTCCGCGTGGCTCCTGGCCACAGCTTCCTCTTTGGCTGGAAAGTTCACCTTGTTTTCAGTGGTGAACATGCCGCTCACGTCACGGTACGTGCACAGAGTGATCACACGTGACTGCTGCACAGACCAAACACCACAACAGCTCACACAACCGCTGGACTAAATCCACTTTAGCTGGACAGCGGTTACATAACATTTCCTCACTAATGACTTAAGGTCTTAACCTTTAGTCATTTTTACAAAGCCACAATAGTCACTGATCCTTTAGGACAGAGTACAGTGAGCCCAAAGAGTACAAGCatcagcagctgtgtgtgtgtgtgtgtgtgtgtgtgtgtgtgtgtgtgtgtgtgtgtgtgtgagagagagagagtgagagagtgagagagtgagagagagagagaaatgcacagaaaatgaacagagaaacagcccacccagacagacagacagacagagctaCAGAGGCAATttcacaggccccgcccccttgccCAGGCAGACAGACCCCGCCCTGTTCCCCGCCcgacaggccccgccccctcccccggcAGACAGACCGTGTGCAGCTGGGGCTTCTGCAGTGCCAGCCGGTGCATCTTCCCCATGTAGGCGTCGCTCTTCAGCACAAACATGCTCACCACGCCCTCCGCCGTCATGACGACCACGTAGGGGTCGGCCACGGAGCACTGCACTATGGGAGAGCCCAGGTCCACTGGGATGAAGTGCAGCTGGGTGACTGCAGGGGCGGGGCCGGGGGAGGGGAGAACAGCATGCGATTGGTGCACTGGTTTGGTTTTATATCCAATCAGAGACATTGTGGATGAAGGCCACACGGTACAGCGTTATGGTCCAGGTTTGGCCCCGGTGAAGGTGAGGTGGGCGGGGCGTGAGGCTGATCCCTACCCCCTTCCAGGAGGCGGAGTCCCATGGGCGACACCTGGATGATGTACTTGTTGTCTCCGATGTTGCCGGCGAACACGGTGGGGCCCTGAGTGGCGAAGCCACTGGTGTCCAGTTCCATGATCTCCTGACCCGTCTGCAGGATCTGAGGGGCAAAGGGGCAGGGCAGGACACACAGGGGCAGGGCAGGACACACAGGGGcaggacaggacacacaggggcaggacaggacacacaggggcaggacaggacacacaggGGCAGGGCAGGACACACAGGGGCAGGGCAGGACACACAGGGGCAGGGCAGGACACACAGGGGcaggacaggacacacaggGGCAGGGCAGGACACACAGGGGCAGGGCAGGACACACAGGGGcaggacaggacacacaggggcaggacaggacacacaggGGCAGGGCAGGTCACACAGGGGCAGGGCAGGACACACAGGGGCAGGACAGGTCACACAGGGGCAGGACAGGTCGCACATGGGCAGGGCAGGACACACAGGGGCAGGACAGGTCACACAGGGGCAGGACAGGTCACACATGGGCAGGGCAGGACACACAGGGGCAGGACAAGTCACACAGGGGCAGGACAAGTCACACAGGGTAGCTGGGTCTGTAGACTTCCCACGTTTGCATTGTCATATCAAGATACAACCATGAGGAATGCAGcaatatgtggtgtgtgtaccATGGTGGAGTCCTCTCTGCTCAGAATCAGGAAGCCATGCTTATTCTTGTCATCCTCAACTGGCGTTTCCTGCTTCTCCTCCTGTGGAGACTCACTCTCGCCCTCTGCTGGAGGCTGCTagcacacacagtgcacatgaGTCTACAGTCTTGGGTCTCATTCACTCTTACACTGAGCAACAGCACCAGAGTCGCAAACCTTATTTAGACTTTGATCATCTGATAGCTAGTTCATTGAAATTCTACAGTCATAAACCCTTAAAGACTGAATAATCAAACTGAAATATTTAATAACTCAATGAACCTGAATTGTTTTCATGTTGCTTGTGGAATGATAGAATGATTCAGAATGATTCAGGATGGTTCAGGATGGTTCAGGATGATTCAGGATGATTCAGAATGATTCAGGATGGTTCAGGATGGTTCAGAATGGTTCAAGATGGTTCAGAATGGTTCAGGATGGTTCAGGATGGTTCAGAATGGTTCAGAATGGTTCAGAATGATTCAGGATGATTCAGACTAATTCAGGATGATTCAGGATGATTCAGGATGATTCAGGATGATTCAGGATGGTTCAGGATGGTTCAGGATGATTCAAGATGGTTCAGGATGATTCAAGATGGTTCAGGATGATTCAGAATGATTCAGAATGATACAGGATGTTCTCTACCTGCTCTGGCTTCTCCTCGTTGGAAATGACTGTCCACATATCGTGACACCCAGGAAGTTCAAAGGTCGTAACCACTTGAGGTCGGATGCTCCTCTGAAGAGAGAATTGGACAAGAATTAGCCATGGAATATTACCGTCCACTTAGAACCAATATTAAAATGTACACAAATACATATTTACATAACCATAAGCAGAAGAAGATTAATAtgaataatatttatttaaaggACAACTCAGAACAAAAATAATGACCTCCACTGAAAATTAAACCCACTACCTCTGGAACACCAGAGACAGTAACACAGATGTGTAGCCACACCACATCACGAAGGAGCGTGACatctgtgaggggtgtgtgtgtgtgtgtgtgtgtgtgtgtgctctgtgaggggtgtgtgtgtgtgtgtgtgtgagctctgtgaggggtgtgtgtgtgtgagctctgtgagaggtgtgtgtgtgtgtgtgtggatgagctctccgaggaggtgtgtgtgagctctgtgagaggtgtgtgtgtgtgtgagctctgtgaggggtgtgcgtatgtgtgtgtcagtctgtcCGTTGTCTCTTGGGTGTTTTAAAGGCTTCTCCGGGTGTCTGTGAGGCAGCCCTGGTAAACCCAGACTTCACTGTGGCACCTGCACTCACCCTGAAGCAGACGGGCCTTACCACCCCAGGGCTGCACGCTGTGcacaatcaccacacacacacacacacacacacacacacacacacacccacacacacacccacacacacacccacacacacacccacacacacacccacacacacacccacacacacacacacacacacacacacacacacacacacaaacacacacacaaacacacacacacacaccatgtttaCCTGCAGCACTGACAGGGCCCCGTTCTTGCCATATCCGGAACACACTACCACCTCCAGGTCCGGCTCCGGGTTACTCTGGAACTGACGAGGGAGAAGCACTTACATgtttccagcacacacacacacacacacacacaaacccaccgtacagctcaacaccaccccccaacaccaccccccaacaccaccccccaacaccaccccctgcTGCTACAGGATGTACCTCTTCTGAGAGGAAGGCTGGCTCTCCCATGGACGCATTGACACACGGCCCAATGTTCAGAATGCTGTCGCACACCTGGAGAACACAAACTCCGTTATGTTACCTTGTAGCGGTCATGAATGAGCTGTAGCACAGATATTCAACACCTTTCTACTGAACACTGTAGCACGGATATTCAACACCTTTCTACTGAACACTGTAGCACAGATTCAACACCTTTCTACTGAACACTGTAGCACAGATATTCAACACCTTTCTACTGAACACTGTAGCACAGATATTCAACACCTTTCTACTGAACACTAGCACAAATATTCAGGCTGAAGCAAATTGCAGCTTTTGTGGTCAGTAGTTGTCCCACCTCGAAGGAGTAGGTGGCCAGCTGAGTGCCTGACTGGGCTTCACTCCCATACACCTCGATCTCATCCAGCTCATCCAACAGGGGGGCCTtccctgttacacacacacacacacacacacacacacacacacacacacacacaaagtaacaATGATTCCTAATAAAGTTACAGCGATTAATAGTACAGTAACAGTGATAATTTCCCAATGATTGGTGGTGATCAGTGGGTGATGATCAGCGGGGGGTGGTCAGTGATGGGGGGTGGTCAGTGGGTGATGATCAGCGGGGGGTGGTCAGTGATGGGGGGTGGTCAGTGGGTGATGATCAGCGGGGGGTGGTCAGTGATGGGGGGTGGTCAGTGGGTGATGATCAGCGGGGGGTGGTCAGTGATGGGGGGTGGTCAGTGGGTGATGATCAGCGGGGGGTGGTCAGTGGGGGGTGGTCAGTGGGTGATGATCAGCGGGGGGTGGTCAGTGATGGGGGGTGGTCAGTGGGTGATGATCAGCGGGGGGTGGTCAGTGATGGGGGGTGGTCAGTGGGTGATGATCAGCGGGGGGTGGTCAGTGATGGGGGGTGGTCAGTGGGTGATGATCAGCGGGGGGTGGTCAGTGATGGGGGGTGGTCAGTGGGTGATGATCAGCGGGGGGTGGTCAGTGATGGGGGGTGGTCAGTGGGTGATGATCAGCGGGGGGTGGTCAGTGATGGGGGGTGGTCAGTGGGTGATGATCAGCGGGGGGTGGTCAGTGATGGGGGGTGGTCAGTGGGTGATGATCAGCGGGGGGTGGTCAGTGGGGGGTGGTCAGTGGGTGATGATCAGCGGGGGGTGGTCAGTGATGGGGGGTGGTCAGTGGGTGATGATCAGCGGGGGGTGGTCAGTGATGGGGGGTGGTCAGTGGGTGATGATCAGCGGGGGGTGGTCAGTGATGGGGGGTGGTCAGTGGGTGATGATCAGCGGGGGGTGGTCAGTGATGGGGGGTGGTCAGTGGGTGATGATCAGCGGGGGGTGGTCAGTGATGGGGGGTGGTCAGTGGGTGATGATCAGCGGGGGGTGGTCAGTGATGGGGGGTGGTCAGTGGGTGATGATCAGCGGGGGGTGGTCAGTGATGGGGGGGTGGTCAGTGGGTGATGATCAGCGGGGGGTGGTCAGTGATGGGGGGGTGGTCAGTGGGTGATGATCAGCGGGGGGTGGTCAGTGGGGGGTGGTCAGTGGGTGATGATCAGCGGGGGGTGGTCAGTGATGGGGGGTGGTCAGTGGGTGATGATCAGCGGGGGGTGGTCAGTGATGGGGGGTGGTCAGTGGGTGATGATCAGCGGGGGGTGGTCAGTGATGGGGGGTGGTCAGTGGGTGATGATCAGCGGGGGGTGGTCAGTGATGGGGTGAGCCACACCCTTACCGCTCCAGTTAGGGTTCGAATCCACTCGCTTCTTTTTGTTTGGTGGCTCTTCCTGTAGGCAGAACCAGCATAACAGCATCAGCCCAACTGATGAGGAATGAGCagaccacaccctctcccacgcCCAGCACCCACCTGCTTGTCGCTCTCCTGCtccactccctcctccaccGGCGTCTCCTGCAGCTTCTCCGTGTACTTCAGCAGCAGAGAGTTACCCAGCCGGGAGCCCAGGAACAGACAGCCTGGCTCCATGGTtaccatctacacacacacacgcacgcacatacacacacacacacacacagagaaagagagtgaaaaCTAGAGATACAGACATTCTCTTATAGAGATCTTATTAAAGACCTTAAAGAAGTACAGGTTCAGTGACCACAGTGTAGCTATGTGAGGACCGCTCTATGTGAAGACCGCTCTATGTGAGGACCGCTCTATGTGAAGATCGCTCTATGTGAAGACCGCTCTATGTGAGGGCCGCTCTATGTGAAGACTGCTCTATGTGGTAATGCCAGTAGTAGGTATAGAACTTAAAGCTAGAGTGTATATATCAACGCAGATCTCCCAGCAAGCCTTGGGGCAAAGTGTGACTCACACAGGTGGTGAGAACGCTGGCGGCCGCCTTGTCGAAGTGGAACGCCCGCACGCTTCTCATGCCGTCCGTGATGAGGGTCAGCACGTAACTGCACAGAGGAGAATAATGACCCTGTCTCAGCATTcgccccccacacacctcaTACAGACAGAGCGTCGCCCGTACAGCCCGTACGCACCCCGCCCAGACAGGGCTGGTCTGATCTGCGTTCACACATGTAACGCAATGAAAACAATGACAGGAGCCCTTTCACGGCCAACAAGACATCAAAGTCCATCCAAAACGTCTTGAGTGACGGCCTGCAGTTAGTGTGAGTTATTAGTGTCCTAATAGCTCATGGTGTGTGTACCCGTAGCAG
This Brachyhypopomus gauderio isolate BG-103 chromosome 6, BGAUD_0.2, whole genome shotgun sequence DNA region includes the following protein-coding sequences:
- the cpsf1 gene encoding cleavage and polyadenylation specificity factor subunit 1 isoform X1, with product MYAVYRQAHYPTAVEFSVYCNFISTEEKNLVVAGTSQLYVYRTIHDYESSTKTEKPADGKSRKEKLEQVASFSLFGNVTSMASVQLVGTSRDALLLSFKDAKLSVVEYDPGTHDLKTLSLHFFEEPELRDGFVQNVHIPMVRVDPENRCAVMLVYGTQLVVLPFRKDTLTDEQEGIVGEGQKSSFLPSYIIDVRELDEKLLNIIDMKFLHGYYEPTLLILYEPNQTWPGRVAVRQDTCSIVAISLNIMQKVHPVIWSLSNLPFDCMQVMAVPKPIGGVVVFAVNSLLYLNQSVPPFGVSLNSQTSGTTAFPLRVQEEVKLTLDCSQASFISSDKMVISLKGGEIYVLTLITDGMRSVRAFHFDKAAASVLTTCMVTMEPGCLFLGSRLGNSLLLKYTEKLQETPVEEGVEQESDKQEEPPNKKKRVDSNPNWSGKAPLLDELDEIEVYGSEAQSGTQLATYSFEVCDSILNIGPCVNASMGEPAFLSEEFQSNPEPDLEVVVCSGYGKNGALSVLQRSIRPQVVTTFELPGCHDMWTVISNEEKPEQQPPAEGESESPQEEKQETPVEDDKNKHGFLILSREDSTMILQTGQEIMELDTSGFATQGPTVFAGNIGDNKYIIQVSPMGLRLLEGVTQLHFIPVDLGSPIVQCSVADPYVVVMTAEGVVSMFVLKSDAYMGKMHRLALQKPQLHTQSRVITLCTYRDVSGMFTTENKVNFPAKEEAVARSHAETETIIQDISTTVDDEEEMLYGESSPLTSPSKEEAWRGGPTSTGPSQGERRGKQEPTHWCLVVRENGVMEIYQLPDWRLVFLVKNFPVGQRVLVDSSAGQSAAQGEMKKEEVTRQGEIPLVKEVVLVSLGYNHSRPYLLAHVDQELLIYEAFPYDQQQAQSNLKVRFKKMPHNINFREKKSKLKKDKKPEGPGEEPLGVKGRVARFRYFEDISGYSGVFICGPSPHWMFVTSRSAMRLHPMTIDGPIESFSPFHNVNCPKGFLYFNKQGELRISVLPTYLSYDAPWPVRKIPLRCTVHYVTYHVESKVYAVCSSIKEPCTRIPRMTGEEKEYEIIERDERYINPQQDKFSIQLISPVSWEAIPNTRIDLEEWEHVTCMKTVALKSQETVSGLKGYVAVGTCSMQGEEVTCRGRILILDVIEVVPEPGQPLTKNKFKVLYEKEQKGPVTALCHCSGYLVSAIGQKIFLWSLKDNDLTGMAFIDTQLYIHQMFSIKNFILAADVMKSISLLRYQEESKTLSLVSRDAKPLEVYSIEFMVDSGQLGFLVSDRDKNLLVYMYLPEAKESFGGMRLLRRADFNVGAHVNTFWRMPCRGILDPASKKALTWDNKHITWFATLDGGIGLLLPMPEKTYRRLLMLQNALTTMLPHHAGLNPKAFRMLHADRRTLQNAVRNILDGELLNKYLYLSTMERSELAKKIGTTSDIILEDLLEIDRVTAHF